One window of the Primulina eburnea isolate SZY01 chromosome 18, ASM2296580v1, whole genome shotgun sequence genome contains the following:
- the LOC140819542 gene encoding uncharacterized protein → MAERKLDLPDDLISAKASNRSLTLKGSMGNDEDNVLADMLDDSKDPSLPENTIPLSPQWLYAKPNELKMETRGANTLTLGQPVDLNQKDAWRPDAPEEKKDWIRIAPEPDSGGRWREEERETGLLGRRDRRKMERRVDNASGREISDNRALPAIDRWHDVSGRITVHEARHDGKWSSRWGPDEKEKDAKVDKRTNVKKEESQIDSQSVVSHARSIPERDSESRDKWRPRHRMEGIPGGSSSFRSAPGFGLERGRVEGSTVGFAVGRGRASAAAARPPSVGIIGAAHYDETGIVSGKHSLSMGTYRYPRAKLLDIYRRLNVEDYLDNIPDNLEEVNHVTQLAAVEPLAFVAPTEEEEAIVSDMWKGKLNSSGISHSPFRADGSTNGATESGNLESINGREPALSSDGAEEIMDNLKRSNFLGEKYIVTEAVYGEEHNDGMQFLDGAQFDPAKLTVVDAAVTKIPLIDDNSELPDDSNSLFAMSSLEKHSNDGQNKFGSSPNEFYLDRGIPPEEISLYYLDPQEEIQGPFLGVDIISWFEQGFFGTDLRVRLQDASDDSPFLELGDVMPHLKFRGARDDLNDSSSDIEKSVAMDGSLDAGLRFGVHLREPIPPIALDGSGLQLSDFVVNEALPEGGPSMNLMHHKQFAIQAGQDMEHMLALQQQRQRQLQLQQQQQQQQQLLQQQIHQQQMALKEQQLSQARQVLLEQMLRNQMRESGHGQSHSDALGLNSSLEHAMLKQQILNNLQQHSRYPSRQADQSLEQLIQAKFGQTAHQRQQNDLFDLLSHGRHGQIHPLDQQIPQQDHMHGRQMPLGLMHGLEMEEERQGVLRLPHDGTSHLYGNPAAAHKAISMGFGPLDFVPQQISSEEHLSHFERNYSLQNRLQHGFFGPGMSPFERSMSLPVGAAGVNFDDVNSMARTQGLDMHEQISRMTANLGSQDGGQSYGVYSQHHPLMPNQFRSSHLETGDGHWYENNGQLPNDWMESRLQQIYLHNERLKRESDAKRSVEDPSLWMSAGANDDSSKRLLMELLNQKSGNLSSERLDVTNGIPPKKRIPSGDYSGSGMTNNSPGLLPDQETSFGKSFNASLYGYSSGPPQSRLADGTSSILDTGGLPFRSKDGAFVERGAIASEAEENYLGTVTDVLEEMVEQDGFASLKKGEIPVNVLSRISSIGSDGFHNEKIGVSDSFLDDAAKDRLRSLSFKEPENSFMRHQPVSLTSSSLEGLSEVVADPGVRGKSLLYTSPSDGTRRETRGNNMKISDESGKKDAQFGRTSSGSIADVLETSFSDMLKSNAKKPPIYQENQTQATGISDLSDGVMQAQGSKSNKKKGKKGRQIDPALLGFKVTSNRIMMGEIQRLED, encoded by the exons ATGGCCGAAAGAAAGCTTGATCTACCGGATGATCTTATCTCAGCGAAGGCTTCCAATCGATCTTTGACCCTCAAAG GTTCAATGGGGAATGATGAGGACAATGTGTTGGCTGATATGCTGGATGATTCAAAGG ATCCGTCATTGCCAGAGAACACCATTCCACTGTCTCCACAATGGCTCTATGCTAAGCCGAATGAGCTTAAAATG GAAACACGCGGGGCAAACACTTTGACTCTTGGCCAACCCGTTGATTTGAACCAGAAGGATGCTTGGCGCCCTGATGCACCCGAAGAAAAAAAGGATTGGATAAGAATTGCTCCTGAGCCTGATTCTGGTGGCCGTTGGCGTGaagaagaaagggaaactgGATTGCTTGGTAGAAGGGATCGTAGGAAGATGGAAAGACGTGTTGACAATGCATCTGGCAGAGAAATTTCTGACAACAGAGCTTTGCCTGCCATTGACAGGTGGCATGATGTCAGCGGTCGTATTACTGTGCATGAGGCAAGGCATGATGGAAAATGGTCTTCAAGATGGGGTCCTGATGAGAAAGAAAAAGATGCTAAAGTGGATAAAAGAACTAATGTCAAAAAGGAAGAATCTCAGATTGACAGTCAGTCAGTTGTTTCTCATGCCCGTTCCATTCCTGAACGTGATTCTGAGTCTCGAGACAAGTGGAGACCACGCCACAGGATGGAGGGAATCCCTGGTGGGTCTAGTTCTTTTCGTTCTGCACCAGGATTTGGACTTGAAAGGGGACGAGTGGAGGGCTCGACTGTTGGTTTTGCAGTAGGGCGTGGTCGGGCTAGTGCTGCTGCAGCAAGACCTCCATCGGTAGGTATAATTGGTGCTGCTCATTATGACGAGACTGGAATTGTTTCAGGAAAACACAGCCTTTCTATGGGAACATATCGGTATCCGAGGGCAAAACTCCTTGACATTTACCGTAGACTAAATGTCGAAGATTATTTGGATAACATTCCTGACAATTTGGAGGAAGTGAACCATGTTACTCAGTTAGCTGCTGTTGAGCCTCTAGCTTTTGTTGCTCCTACTGAGGAGGAGGAG GCCATTGTAAGTGACATGTGGAAGGGCAAACTAAACAGCAGTGGAATTTCTCACAGTCCCTTTAGGGCGGATGGATCAACCAATGGAGCTACAG AGTCCGGAAACTTGGAATCCATCAATGGAAGAGAACCTGCCCTCTCCTCTGATGGTGCTGAAGAGATAATGGATAACTTAAAAAGATCAAATTTCTTGGGTG AAAAATATATAGTTACAGAGGCTGTATATGGAGAGGAACATAACGATGGCATGCAGTTCCTTGATGGTGCTCAGTTTGATCCTGCTAAGCTGACGGTTGTAGATGCTGCTGTTACCAAGATCCCTTTAATTGATGATAACAGTGAACTTCCAGATGATTCTAATTCCCTTTTTGCAATGTCATCTTTAGAGAAACATTCCAATGATGGCCAAAATAAGTTTGGGAGCAGTCCTAACGAGTTTTATCTTGATAGAGGAATCCCTCCAGAAGAAATAAGTTTGTATTATCTTGACCCGCAAGAGGAAATTCAGGGACCCTTTCTTGGAGTGgacattatttcatggtttgaaCAAGGGTTTTTTGGGACTGATTTGCGAGTCCGTTTGCAAGATGCTTCTGATGACTCGCCTTTCTTGGAGTTGGGAGATGTTATGCCCCACTTGAAATTTAGAGGCGCTCGTGATGATTTAAATGATTCAAGTTCTGACATAGAAAAATCTGTTGCAATGGATGGTTCATTGGATGCAGGTTTGCGTTTTGGTGTTCATCTCCGAGAACCTATTCCACCTATTGCATTAGATGGTTCAGGCTTGCAGCTGTCTGATTTTGTTGTTAATGAAGCTCTTCCGGAGGGAGGGCCTAGTATGAATTTGATGCACCACAAACAGTTTGCCATCCAAGCAGGGCAAGATATGGAACACATGTTGGCTCTTCAACAGCAGCGGCAGAGGCAATTGCAGcttcagcagcagcagcagcagcagcagcagctgcTGCAACaacaaatccatcaacaacaaATGGCTCTTAAAGAGCAACAGCTGTCTCAGGCCAGACAGGTGCTTCTTGAGCAGATGCTTCGGAATCAAATGCGTGAGTCAGGCCATGGACAGTCTCATAGTGATGCTCTTGGACTTAACAGTAGTCTTGAACATGCAATGTTAAAACAACAGATTTTAAATAACCTTCAACAGCATTCTCGATATCCATCTAGGCAAGCTGATCAATCCCTTGAGCAGCTAATTCAAGCTAAATTTGGTCAAACAGCCCATCAACGGCAGCaaaatgatttgtttgatctctTGTCGCATGGAAGGCACGGACAGATTCACCCTTTAGATCAGCAAATTCCTCAACAAGATCATATGCATGGAAGACAGATGCCTTTGGGCCTGATGCATGGATTGGAAATGGAAGAAGAAAGGCAAGGTGTTCTTCGTTTGCCACATGATGGAACCAGCCATCTCTATGGAAATCCGGCTGCTGCTCATAAAGCAATATCTATGGGATTTGGCCCTTTGGATTTTGTTCCTCAGCAAATATCTTCTGAGGAGCATCTGAGCCATTTTGAACGCAACTATTCTTTACAAAATAGACTTCAACATGGTTTTTTTGGCCCTGGAATGTCGCCCTTTGAGCGCTCAATGTCACTGCCTGTTGGTGCTGCTGGGGTTAATTTTGATGATGTCAACTCCATGGCTCGCACACAAGGTTTAGATATGCACGAACAGATTTCTCGAATGACCGCTAACCTTGGAAGTCAAGATGGTGGTCAATCTTATGGTGTTTACTCTCAGCATCACCCTTTAATGCCGAATCAATTCCGTTCTTCTCACTTGGAAACTGGAGATGGACATTGGTATGAGAATAATGGTCAATTACCCAATGACTGGATGGAGTCAAGACTACAACAGATATACCTTCACAATGAGAGACTTAAAAGGGAGTCAGATGCCAAAAGGAGTGTCGAAGATCCTAGTTTGTGGATGTCAGCTGGAGCCAATGATGACAGCTCAAAGCGTTTGCTTATGGAGTTACTTAATCAGAAATCTGGCAATCTGTCATCCGAAAGGCTTGATGTGACCAATGGGATACCACCCAAGAAAAGGATACCTTCAGGTGACTATTCTGGTTCAGGCATGACAAATAATTCACCTGGTCTTCTTCCAGATCAAGAAACAAGTTTTGGAAAGTCCTTCAATGCTAGCTTGTATGGTTATTCAAGCGGGCCACCTCAGAGTCGACTGGCTGATGGGACAAGCAGTATTCTGGATACTGGTGGATTGCCTTTTAGATCCAAAGATGGAGCTTTTGTTGAACGAGGAGCAATTGCTTCTGAGGCTGAAGAAAATTATCTG GGGACAGTTACAGATGTTCTAGAGGAAATGGTTGAACAGGATGGCTTTGCAAGTTTAAAAAAAGGGGAAATACCGGTCAATGTCCTAAGCAGAATCTCTTCAATTGGTTCTGATG GATTTCACAATGAAAAGATTGGAGTTTCTGATTCTTTTTTGGACGATGCTGCTAAGGACAG GTTACGGTCTCTCAGTTTCAAAGAACCTGAAAACTCCTTTATGAGGCATCAACCTGTTTCACTAACTTCATCTTCTCTAGAGGGGTTGTCTGAGGTTGTTGCTGATCCAGGTGTCCGAGGAAAAAGTCTCTTATACACTTCACCTTCTGATG GGACGAGGAGAGAAACAAGAGGGAATAATATGAAAATTTCAGACGAATCTGGGAAAAAAGACGCTCAATTTGGGCGCACTTCATCTGGTAGCATTGCTGATGTACTGGAGACATCTTTTAGTGACATGCTTAAAAGCAATGCTAAGAAACCCCCAATATATCAAGAAAATCAAACTCAGGCTACTGGAATTTCAGATTTATCAGATGGGGTTATGCAGGCTCAGGGATCAAAAAGCAACAAAAAGAAGGGGAAAAAAGGTAGGCAGATTGATCCTGCTCTTCTTGGATTCAAGGTTACAAGCAATCGGATCATGATGGGTGAGATACAACGGTTAGAAGATTGA